One segment of Belonocnema kinseyi isolate 2016_QV_RU_SX_M_011 chromosome 7, B_treatae_v1, whole genome shotgun sequence DNA contains the following:
- the LOC117176453 gene encoding regucalcin-like, whose amino-acid sequence MPIIDGHGGTDNIFYHSRQLFFKGFHANELCAYHELHRETVCSPIVNGVLFFAVPVAGHLDCFLVAYDNKIELVEWNTLTNLPGRKLAAMTEVDLQKNEFINSGTGDPFGGVCFWTLRMSEPVFGKVWTFGAVSFPSLLEQHRLVGLRVSNGILWDLTHIERIYCVDGLSNRIMSFTYNLAEKKFTGFTGIAFDLNAWIESLEHPLYTGHAMLGRMTIDTNGRIWVPLNGGSHVLQIDPVSRGVLQAIAFRAVRVTACVFGGEKLNILYVSSIPYGGDAAPVGDQGGKIFAVTGLGEGVKGREAWPYHMPETFMRQRNSMYMHTPKHNSKGIPYV is encoded by the exons ATGCCGATTATCGATGGACACGGAGGAACAGATAATATCTTCTATCACAGCCGCCAACTCTTTTTCAAAGGCTTTCACGCAAATGAACTTTGTGCATATCATGAATTGCATAGAGAAACAGTTTGCAGCCCCATAG TCAATGGTGTTTTATTTTTTGCTGTTCCGGTTGCTGGCCATCTCGATTGCTTTTTGGTGGCATatgataataaaattgaattagtcGAATGGAATACTTTAACAAATCTTCCAGGTCGCAAATTGGCGGCAATGACCGAGGTCGAcctgcaaaaaaatgaattcattaattCTGGCACTGGAGACCCCTTTGGCGGAGTatgttttt GGACGCTTAGAATGAGTGAACCGGTTTTTGGAAAAGTGTGGACTTTCGGTGCAGTTTCGTTTCCTTCGCTCCTTGAGCAACATAGGCTTGTGGGACTTCGTGTAAGCAATGGAATCCTATGGGATCTTACCCATATAGAGAGAATCTACTGCGTTGATGGTCTGAGTAATAGAATCATGTCCTTCACTTACAAtttggcagaaaaaaaatttactg GGTTTACTGGTATTGCCTTTGATTTGAATGCATGGATTGAAAGCCTGGAGCATCCTCTCTATACCGGTCATGCCATGCTGGGTCGGATGACAATTGATACCAATGGGCGGATCTGGGTGCCTCTTAATGGAGGTTCACAT gTCCTTCAAATTGACCCAGTTTCTAGAGGAGTGCTTCAGGCTATTGCCTTTCGTGCAGTCAGAGTCACCGCATGCGTTTTCGGAGGTgagaagttaaatattttatatgtgTCATCAATCCCATATGGTGGTGATGCAGCTCCAGTAGGTGATCAGGGTGGTAAGATTTTCGCCGTTACTGGCCTTGGCGAAGGCGTGAAAGGACGTGAGGCATGGCCATATCATATGCCTGAAACATTTATGCGTCAACGAAACTCTATGTATATGCATACTCCAAAGCATAATAGTAAAGGCATTCCAtatgtttga